One stretch of Chryseobacterium sp. LJ668 DNA includes these proteins:
- a CDS encoding LTA synthase family protein has product MSENTNKNLPLYAVIFAVIAKLYFLLTHHIQEDAFITWRVAQNLLDYGVIGFNGDTKISASTTHLYVFVSYFFNLIFGKENFIEPLLILNTVLFTIGTLFLSHLLLKNPWQKAIFIFLFGLLPPSIKISILGMEYGILFFLEMALLYYGFKKEKKWALIVFPVLILFTRIDTIIFLGIIFLVDAFWNKKIRWNYIVGGILAVFTSLAFNWFYFGEIVNNTIIAKKLAYDRLYTLSQDFEYFRLNYGNFWGMLKLPGDFNPVTIVIALFELLCFIYLVRQKENRNFFLWIIFLFAWTKQIIFLSQKSLFDWYYWVPQILLFVPVLIFVIEQKVKRNWWLSALVIFYILPMLLFQTVHSIATGNGEWNYRRSIGLFLDVYEKDKTQWILLEPAGYIPYFSGLRTIDEVGLVDQQIQEEIKKDKPHYWLNTVKKRKPKYMLSYNNLFEGKDGDYYKTHYKLLKEFRIKDHLKSDNKILEKIYKLKPSGTDYNLYEKIKD; this is encoded by the coding sequence AAACACCAACAAGAATCTTCCATTGTATGCTGTGATCTTTGCAGTAATTGCAAAACTATATTTCTTATTAACACATCACATTCAGGAAGATGCTTTTATCACTTGGCGCGTTGCTCAGAATTTATTGGATTATGGGGTGATCGGTTTTAATGGTGACACTAAAATTTCGGCTTCTACAACGCATTTATACGTTTTTGTCTCTTATTTTTTTAATTTAATTTTCGGAAAAGAAAACTTCATAGAACCGCTCTTGATTCTGAATACTGTTCTTTTTACAATTGGGACTTTATTTCTTTCACATTTATTACTGAAAAATCCTTGGCAAAAAGCAATTTTTATTTTTCTATTCGGGCTTTTGCCGCCTTCCATAAAGATTTCAATCCTCGGAATGGAGTACGGAATTCTCTTTTTCCTTGAAATGGCCTTGCTGTATTATGGCTTTAAAAAAGAGAAAAAATGGGCACTTATTGTCTTTCCGGTCTTAATATTATTTACAAGAATTGATACCATTATTTTCCTCGGAATTATATTTTTGGTCGATGCTTTCTGGAATAAAAAAATACGATGGAATTACATTGTAGGCGGAATTTTGGCAGTTTTTACATCTCTGGCTTTTAATTGGTTTTATTTTGGCGAAATCGTCAACAATACGATAATTGCCAAAAAACTCGCATATGACAGACTCTACACTTTAAGTCAGGACTTTGAATATTTCAGATTAAATTATGGTAATTTTTGGGGAATGCTAAAACTTCCGGGAGATTTTAATCCTGTGACAATTGTGATCGCATTATTTGAATTGTTGTGTTTTATTTATTTGGTCAGACAAAAAGAAAATCGAAACTTCTTTTTGTGGATTATTTTTCTTTTTGCATGGACGAAACAGATTATTTTTCTTTCCCAGAAAAGCCTTTTTGACTGGTATTACTGGGTTCCGCAGATTTTACTGTTTGTGCCCGTTTTGATATTTGTAATTGAACAGAAGGTAAAGAGAAACTGGTGGCTTTCTGCGTTGGTCATTTTCTACATTTTGCCAATGCTGCTGTTCCAGACCGTACACTCGATTGCGACAGGAAACGGCGAGTGGAATTACAGGAGATCCATCGGGCTGTTTCTGGATGTGTACGAAAAAGATAAAACCCAATGGATTTTGCTGGAACCTGCAGGATATATTCCTTATTTTTCAGGATTAAGGACTATCGATGAAGTGGGTTTGGTAGATCAGCAGATTCAGGAGGAAATCAAAAAAGATAAACCTCATTACTGGCTGAATACGGTAAAAAAAAGAAAGCCTAAATACATGCTTTCTTATAATAATTTGTTTGAAGGAAAAGATGGTGATTATTACAAAACACACTATAAATTGTTAAAAGAATTTCGCATAAAAGATCATCTGAAAAGTGATAACAAAATTTTGGAAAAAATCTATAAGTTGAAACCTTCAGGAACTGATTATAATTTGTATGAAAAGATTAAAGATTAA
- a CDS encoding DUF1697 domain-containing protein, with translation MKYCAFLRGVNVKGTNMKMAEVCEIFKNAGMQDVVSVLASGNIIFTSNKNAEDLKIILEKAMSEHFNYEAFLFIKSQEEIENFWNSNPFDKNENLHVYAFVGHNEVEKVLMNEFENAAKTEKEDGEIINNTFYWQVAKGNTLDSTFGKILGKKSLKDQFTSRNINTFDKILKKINS, from the coding sequence ATGAAATACTGTGCTTTCCTCCGTGGCGTCAACGTAAAAGGAACCAACATGAAAATGGCGGAAGTCTGCGAAATTTTCAAAAATGCCGGTATGCAAGATGTTGTGTCAGTTTTAGCATCAGGGAATATTATTTTCACTTCAAATAAAAATGCCGAGGATTTGAAAATAATCCTTGAGAAAGCAATGTCTGAACATTTTAATTACGAAGCTTTTTTGTTCATAAAATCTCAGGAAGAAATAGAAAACTTTTGGAATTCAAATCCTTTTGATAAAAATGAGAATTTACATGTTTATGCATTCGTCGGTCATAATGAAGTTGAAAAAGTTTTAATGAACGAATTTGAAAATGCTGCAAAAACTGAAAAAGAAGATGGAGAGATTATCAACAATACCTTTTATTGGCAGGTTGCGAAAGGAAATACTTTAGACTCAACATTCGGGAAAATTTTAGGTAAGAAAAGCTTAAAAGATCAGTTTACAAGCAGAAACATCAATACATTTGATAAGATTTTAAAAAAAATTAATTCTTGA
- the kdsA gene encoding 3-deoxy-8-phosphooctulonate synthase yields MIQYLDNIQHKDSKNFFLIAGPCIIEGEDMALRIAEKVIEITDKYNIPYIFKGSFKKANRSRVDSFTTIGEEKSLEILKKVGETFNIPTTTDIHENDHAALAAQYVDVLQIPAFLVRQTDLLIAAAKTGKCVSLKKGQFLSPESMKFAVQKVTDSDNQKVAIIERGNSFGYTDLIVDYRGIPTMRAYAPVILDVTHSLQQPNQSSGVTGGRPDLIETVAKAGIAVGADGIFIETHPTPETALSDGANMLRLDLLEDLLQKLTRVRESIL; encoded by the coding sequence ATGATTCAGTACTTAGATAATATTCAACACAAAGATTCAAAAAACTTTTTCCTAATCGCAGGACCATGCATCATCGAAGGCGAAGATATGGCTTTGAGAATTGCCGAAAAAGTAATTGAAATCACCGATAAATACAATATCCCTTATATTTTTAAAGGAAGCTTTAAAAAAGCCAACAGAAGCAGAGTAGATTCTTTCACAACAATTGGTGAAGAAAAATCTTTGGAAATTCTTAAAAAAGTAGGCGAAACTTTTAACATTCCAACAACGACAGATATTCATGAAAACGACCATGCAGCTTTGGCTGCTCAATATGTTGATGTTCTTCAGATTCCTGCGTTTTTGGTTCGTCAGACAGATCTTTTAATCGCTGCGGCAAAAACAGGAAAATGTGTTTCATTAAAGAAAGGTCAGTTTCTTTCTCCAGAATCGATGAAGTTTGCCGTACAGAAAGTGACCGATTCAGACAATCAGAAAGTAGCAATTATTGAAAGAGGAAATTCTTTCGGATATACAGATTTAATCGTTGATTACAGAGGTATCCCTACCATGAGAGCATATGCACCTGTCATTTTAGATGTCACTCATTCGTTGCAACAGCCTAATCAAAGTTCAGGAGTTACGGGAGGAAGACCGGATTTAATCGAAACGGTTGCCAAAGCAGGAATTGCCGTAGGAGCAGACGGAATTTTTATTGAAACACATCCCACACCCGAAACCGCTTTATCTGATGGCGCCAACATGCTTCGACTGGATTTATTAGAAGATTTGTTACAAAAATTAACAAGAGTGAGAGAATCCATTTTGTAA
- a CDS encoding TonB-dependent receptor plug domain-containing protein: MKKLVLPLSLMVPMLVFSQTKKRDTTRTTDIEEVVFQKKVVGSTNDLTTVKLSAKDAQNVASISGGYETLLKTLPSVNSNTELSSQYMVRGGNYDENLIYINDIEIYRPFLIRNSQQEGLSIINPDMISVVNFSAGGFEPRYGDKMSSALNIYYREPKKFELSGEASLIGGRLTTGFASGKEDDNGNKKLTALFSGRYRNTNLVLNTLNEDTDFNPTYYDFQTYLNYHLSNKFSMSFIGYYSKNDYDMVPKERSVDFGSLQRPINLSVFYNGKENDMYKNMMGTFTMNYKPSDKWRFTLDSFAYQNREREYYTIASSYILQTFDPITGDPITSYDVGGQIEHARNDLFVRTYGTQFKTRFSPNVNTDIEVGFKFEKENLSDLTNEYKLVDSSGYSTPRPLDDPRFPDASELDLFYSIAGNNHIEPTRLSAYAQYSQKFYWGSSKVFINAGARVAHWSFNDETIFSPRAQFAIKPEWDTDMLFRIAGGIYYQSPFYKEIKDLDGNFNPNIKSQRSIQAILANDFEFEFDDRPFKLTTELYYKKMDNLIPYYMDNVRIRYSGKNNASGYAYGIDTRLFGEFVPGIDSWLSASYARVYENIDGRGDIPRPTDQRFRFAMFYQDYMPKFPSMRVNLTLTYAMGLPNGAPVFTDPYQYQKTLPSYKRVDIGLSKVFIDRKDNKKTYGFWGNFEELILGVQVFNAFNINNTVSNQWITDANTNLMYPVPVRLTGRFFNVKLEFKIK; this comes from the coding sequence TTGAAAAAACTAGTTTTACCACTGAGCCTCATGGTTCCCATGTTAGTATTCTCCCAAACAAAAAAGAGAGATACAACGAGAACAACAGATATTGAGGAAGTCGTTTTCCAGAAAAAAGTAGTTGGAAGTACGAATGACCTTACCACAGTAAAATTATCTGCTAAAGATGCTCAAAATGTGGCAAGCATTTCTGGAGGTTATGAAACTCTACTTAAAACGCTGCCGTCAGTAAACTCCAATACAGAATTGTCTTCTCAATATATGGTGCGTGGTGGAAACTATGATGAAAACCTTATCTACATTAATGATATTGAGATCTACAGACCTTTTCTGATAAGAAATTCTCAGCAGGAGGGTTTGAGCATCATCAATCCGGATATGATTTCTGTAGTAAATTTTTCAGCCGGAGGTTTTGAGCCCAGATATGGTGATAAAATGTCTTCCGCTTTGAATATCTATTACCGTGAACCTAAAAAGTTTGAACTTTCGGGAGAAGCGAGTTTAATCGGTGGAAGATTAACGACTGGTTTTGCATCAGGTAAAGAAGATGACAATGGAAATAAGAAATTAACGGCTTTGTTTTCAGGAAGGTACAGAAATACAAATCTAGTATTAAATACCCTGAATGAGGACACAGATTTTAACCCAACATATTACGATTTCCAAACGTATCTGAATTATCATCTGAGTAATAAATTCTCAATGTCATTCATAGGGTATTACTCCAAGAATGACTATGATATGGTTCCTAAAGAACGAAGCGTAGATTTCGGATCTTTACAGAGACCTATCAATCTTTCTGTTTTTTATAATGGTAAAGAAAATGATATGTATAAAAATATGATGGGAACATTCACCATGAATTATAAACCGTCAGACAAATGGAGATTTACTTTAGACAGTTTTGCATATCAGAACAGAGAGAGAGAATATTATACGATTGCTTCAAGCTATATATTACAGACTTTTGATCCGATCACGGGAGATCCAATAACATCTTATGACGTAGGCGGACAGATAGAGCACGCCAGAAATGACCTTTTTGTACGAACGTACGGAACACAGTTTAAAACACGTTTTTCACCCAATGTTAATACGGATATTGAAGTAGGTTTTAAATTTGAAAAAGAAAATCTAAGCGACTTAACCAATGAGTATAAATTGGTTGATTCTTCCGGATACAGTACACCGAGACCGTTGGATGATCCTAGGTTTCCTGATGCATCAGAATTAGATTTATTTTACAGCATTGCAGGTAATAATCATATCGAGCCGACAAGATTATCTGCATATGCACAGTATTCTCAGAAGTTTTATTGGGGTTCAAGCAAAGTATTTATCAATGCAGGAGCAAGAGTAGCACACTGGAGTTTTAATGATGAAACTATTTTTTCACCAAGAGCTCAATTTGCAATAAAGCCGGAGTGGGATACCGATATGCTATTCAGAATTGCGGGTGGTATCTATTATCAGTCACCTTTTTATAAAGAAATAAAAGATCTTGACGGAAATTTCAATCCGAATATAAAATCTCAGCGTTCGATTCAGGCAATTCTAGCAAATGATTTCGAATTTGAATTTGACGACCGACCGTTTAAGCTGACTACAGAATTGTATTACAAAAAAATGGATAATTTGATTCCGTATTATATGGATAATGTGAGAATTCGTTATTCAGGGAAAAACAATGCTTCAGGATATGCTTACGGAATAGATACAAGACTTTTTGGAGAATTTGTTCCGGGTATAGATTCTTGGTTGTCTGCAAGTTATGCCAGAGTTTACGAGAATATTGATGGGAGAGGAGATATCCCGAGACCTACAGATCAGAGATTCAGGTTTGCTATGTTTTATCAGGATTACATGCCTAAATTTCCTTCAATGCGTGTGAATTTGACTTTGACTTATGCAATGGGTTTACCGAACGGAGCGCCGGTTTTTACAGATCCTTATCAGTACCAAAAAACTTTGCCTTCTTATAAAAGAGTAGATATCGGACTTTCAAAAGTATTTATTGACAGAAAAGACAATAAAAAGACCTACGGTTTCTGGGGTAATTTTGAAGAGTTGATTCTGGGTGTTCAGGTATTCAATGCTTTTAATATCAATAATACCGTTTCTAATCAATGGATTACTGATGCCAATACCAATCTGATGTATCCGGTTCCGGTACGTTTGACAGGGAGATTTTTTAACGTAAAACTTGAATTTAAAATCAAATAG
- a CDS encoding DUF3347 domain-containing protein codes for MKKYIALLFSVIMVITLQSQSKQNTQLTKLYQNYIAIKSSLSSDDLKKTSMAAGEFLKTAKTVNAKMITEKKLISLKADATTIAQGKNIETQRKAFYQLSDIMISLAKENKLSDKTIFVQYCPMAKGSWMSNEKQIVNPYYGKSMLDCGSVKSEIK; via the coding sequence ATGAAAAAATATATTGCTCTTTTATTTTCTGTAATCATGGTAATTACTTTACAATCCCAGTCAAAGCAGAATACACAACTAACAAAATTATATCAAAATTATATTGCCATAAAATCTTCATTATCTTCTGATGATCTAAAAAAAACTTCGATGGCTGCAGGAGAATTCCTGAAAACCGCTAAAACCGTTAATGCCAAAATGATTACAGAAAAAAAACTGATATCATTGAAAGCAGACGCAACAACCATAGCACAGGGTAAAAATATTGAAACTCAGAGAAAAGCATTTTATCAATTATCAGACATTATGATCAGTTTGGCTAAAGAAAATAAACTGTCTGATAAAACCATTTTTGTACAGTATTGTCCGATGGCAAAAGGCAGCTGGATGAGTAATGAGAAGCAGATTGTCAACCCATATTACGGAAAATCAATGCTTGACTGTGGTTCTGTAAAATCTGAAATAAAATAA
- a CDS encoding FAD-dependent monooxygenase, with translation MKISIIGAGIGGLTLGNILKQQNLYFTIYESAPEIKPVGAGIMMAVNAMQIFEKLDLKEKIENAGNKIHGIFITDEKLKTISTTNVLALEKKYNSCNVAIYRSDLQNILAENLGFENIKLDYNLNKIDKKKNYHLKFENGSEIESRIVFGADGIHSKVRNQILESGIIRNAGQKCWRGLVDFDLPEQYFHHALEIWGKGKRFGFVKLSENRVYWYALINDKNFTENIDLTETLRDFDPLVLQILEATKPENIILNDIIDLAPIPKWFSENLCLIGDAAHATTPNMGQGACQSIEDAYVIGKLLEKNKDFNSVFKEFQKIRRKKVDYIVDTSWKIGKLSHWENGNSIRNFLMRSVPESINQKMIEKILQLEM, from the coding sequence ATGAAAATCTCAATCATCGGAGCAGGAATTGGCGGTTTGACTTTAGGAAATATTCTGAAGCAACAAAATTTATATTTTACCATTTACGAATCTGCGCCGGAAATAAAGCCTGTCGGAGCCGGAATTATGATGGCCGTCAATGCAATGCAGATTTTTGAAAAATTAGATTTAAAAGAAAAAATTGAAAACGCCGGAAACAAAATTCATGGAATTTTTATCACTGACGAAAAGCTGAAAACTATTTCAACAACCAATGTTTTGGCATTGGAAAAGAAATACAATTCATGTAATGTTGCTATTTACAGATCAGATTTACAGAATATTTTAGCGGAAAATTTAGGTTTTGAAAATATTAAACTTGATTATAATTTAAATAAAATTGATAAGAAAAAAAATTATCATTTGAAATTTGAAAATGGCAGCGAAATTGAAAGCAGAATTGTATTCGGAGCAGATGGAATCCATTCTAAAGTTCGCAATCAAATTTTGGAAAGCGGAATCATTCGAAATGCTGGACAAAAATGCTGGCGCGGATTGGTTGATTTTGATTTACCTGAACAATATTTTCATCATGCTTTAGAAATCTGGGGGAAAGGAAAACGTTTTGGTTTTGTGAAGCTTTCTGAAAATCGGGTATATTGGTACGCTTTGATCAATGATAAAAATTTTACAGAAAATATTGATTTAACTGAAACTCTCAGAGATTTTGATCCTTTAGTTCTACAGATTTTGGAAGCTACAAAACCGGAAAATATTATTTTAAATGATATTATTGACCTCGCTCCTATTCCAAAATGGTTTTCTGAAAACCTTTGTTTAATTGGTGATGCTGCTCATGCAACTACGCCAAATATGGGACAAGGCGCCTGTCAATCGATTGAAGATGCATATGTTATTGGGAAATTGCTGGAAAAAAATAAAGATTTTAATTCTGTTTTCAAAGAATTTCAAAAAATAAGACGGAAGAAAGTCGATTATATTGTTGATACAAGCTGGAAAATCGGTAAACTTTCACATTGGGAAAACGGAAATTCCATCCGTAACTTTTTAATGAGATCTGTTCCTGAAAGTATCAATCAAAAGATGATTGAGAAAATCTTACAGCTTGAAATGTAA
- a CDS encoding sigma-70 family RNA polymerase sigma factor, protein MRQLKITKQVTNRETASLDKYLQEIGKVELITADEEVDLAQKIRAGDRVALEKLIKANLRFVVSVSKQYQNQGLSLPDLINEGNLGLMKAAKRYDETRGFKFISYAVWWIRQSILQALAEQSRIVRLPLNKIGSINKINKAYAHLEQENERPPSPEELAEVLDMSEEDIKESMKNSGRHLSMDAPLVEGEDSNLYDVLRSGESPSPDKDLMLESLQIEIERALNTLTPREADLVRLYFGLNGKHPMTLEEIGETFDLTRERVRQIKEKAIKRLKHNTRSKILKSYLGK, encoded by the coding sequence ATGAGACAATTAAAAATAACCAAGCAGGTAACCAACAGGGAAACCGCTTCACTAGACAAGTATTTGCAGGAAATTGGTAAAGTAGAATTGATTACCGCAGACGAAGAGGTAGATTTGGCACAAAAAATCCGCGCAGGCGACAGAGTTGCGTTGGAAAAACTAATTAAGGCCAACCTTCGTTTCGTAGTTTCAGTTTCCAAACAGTACCAAAATCAAGGTCTTTCTCTTCCCGATTTGATTAATGAAGGGAATTTAGGATTGATGAAAGCTGCAAAAAGATATGACGAAACAAGAGGTTTTAAATTTATCTCTTATGCCGTATGGTGGATTCGTCAGTCGATTTTACAGGCTTTGGCTGAACAGTCGAGAATTGTAAGATTACCGCTGAACAAAATTGGTTCGATCAACAAAATCAATAAAGCATATGCTCACCTTGAACAGGAAAACGAAAGACCACCTTCTCCGGAAGAGTTGGCTGAAGTTCTGGACATGAGTGAAGAAGACATCAAAGAATCAATGAAAAACTCCGGAAGACACCTGTCGATGGATGCGCCATTGGTAGAAGGTGAAGATTCTAACTTGTATGATGTATTGCGTTCAGGAGAATCTCCAAGCCCGGATAAAGACTTGATGCTTGAATCTCTTCAGATTGAAATTGAAAGAGCATTGAACACGTTGACTCCAAGAGAGGCAGATTTGGTAAGATTATATTTCGGACTGAACGGTAAACATCCAATGACTTTGGAAGAAATCGGCGAAACTTTTGATCTTACAAGAGAAAGAGTTCGTCAGATCAAAGAAAAAGCGATCAAAAGACTGAAACACAATACCAGAAGTAAGATTTTGAAGTCTTATTTAGGTAAATAA
- a CDS encoding S1/P1 nuclease, giving the protein MKSIYSKMLFLLFISCSVYSYAWGLTGHRIIAEIAENHLSGKAKREIRKMMGQERLAYWANWPDFIKSDTTGVWKQTSAWHYVNVDPQTDLKAFEMNLKAQSGASLYSQIKTLSAQIKDEKTSEKDRKIALIFLIHMMGDLSQPMHTGRAEDLGGNKINVTYFGDKTNLHSVWDGKLVDSQKYSYTEYAKLLDIKSKDEVKQIQSGTLENWLYDSHQIANKIYAQTPNDSKLGYDYQYKFNDTMERQLLYGGLRLAKMLNDLF; this is encoded by the coding sequence ATGAAAAGTATTTATTCTAAAATGCTGTTTTTGTTATTCATCTCATGTTCGGTGTACTCTTATGCATGGGGATTAACGGGTCACCGCATCATCGCTGAGATTGCAGAAAATCATCTTTCGGGAAAAGCGAAAAGAGAAATAAGAAAAATGATGGGCCAGGAACGTTTGGCATACTGGGCAAACTGGCCAGATTTCATTAAATCTGATACCACGGGAGTTTGGAAGCAAACTTCAGCATGGCATTATGTAAATGTTGATCCTCAGACAGATCTGAAAGCATTTGAAATGAATTTGAAGGCACAATCGGGAGCAAGTTTATATTCTCAAATCAAAACATTATCTGCACAGATTAAAGACGAAAAAACTTCTGAAAAAGACAGAAAAATTGCTTTAATTTTCCTGATTCATATGATGGGAGATCTTTCTCAGCCTATGCACACGGGAAGAGCTGAAGATCTGGGCGGAAATAAGATCAACGTCACTTATTTTGGCGATAAAACAAATTTACACTCAGTCTGGGACGGAAAATTGGTTGATTCTCAAAAATACAGCTACACAGAATATGCAAAACTTTTAGATATCAAGTCTAAAGATGAAGTGAAACAAATTCAATCAGGAACGTTAGAAAACTGGTTGTATGATTCTCATCAGATTGCGAATAAGATTTACGCTCAAACTCCGAATGATTCAAAATTGGGCTATGATTATCAATACAAATTCAATGATACTATGGAAAGACAGCTTCTTTATGGAGGTTTGAGACTGGCAAAAATGTTAAACGATTTGTTTTAA
- a CDS encoding type VI secretion system baseplate subunit TssG codes for MYDNSIVDMHYNKLQTDFRAEAVAVNLLKYHRAVSNIFIERIGINDRAYLKDIKSISTEYLGFDEEVLSIKTYREGIYDYLPEGLFHPPSLNTSRKNVENVVNEIRKQKRVEDDARKFFRPFELEIFFTEIGALLKEFDFDLASETDSLLKVFSELWPVVKMLDKKNACIFIYILPFFHQIRGDKKWFERCMTSFLKVPVEITFTPNIIDRIEEDDDSMLLGNSRLGVTYIPSGKHMDGERNWVVNIGPIPYNEMKKYIPGNPFRKVLQALYDYCLPVSVDIKENFVTEKKEYSFMLEDDERNSNRLGFSTFL; via the coding sequence ATGTACGACAATAGCATTGTAGATATGCATTATAATAAACTGCAAACAGATTTTAGAGCTGAAGCAGTGGCAGTTAATCTTCTCAAATACCATCGCGCGGTAAGCAATATTTTTATTGAACGGATAGGAATCAATGACAGAGCGTATTTAAAAGATATTAAAAGCATATCCACCGAATATCTTGGTTTTGACGAAGAAGTTCTTAGTATAAAAACCTACAGAGAAGGCATTTACGACTATTTACCGGAAGGCCTTTTTCATCCGCCGTCACTCAATACTTCCAGGAAAAATGTTGAAAATGTAGTGAATGAGATCAGGAAGCAAAAAAGGGTAGAAGATGACGCCAGAAAATTCTTCAGGCCTTTCGAGCTAGAGATTTTTTTCACAGAAATTGGTGCTTTGCTAAAGGAATTTGATTTTGATCTTGCCAGCGAAACCGATTCTCTTTTAAAGGTTTTTTCAGAGCTTTGGCCGGTTGTAAAAATGCTCGATAAAAAGAATGCCTGTATTTTTATTTATATTTTACCGTTTTTTCATCAGATACGAGGCGACAAAAAATGGTTTGAGAGATGTATGACGTCATTTCTGAAAGTTCCTGTAGAAATTACATTTACCCCAAATATTATTGACAGAATTGAGGAGGATGACGACTCGATGCTGTTGGGAAACTCTCGTTTAGGAGTTACCTATATTCCCAGCGGAAAACATATGGATGGCGAAAGAAACTGGGTTGTAAACATAGGGCCGATTCCGTATAATGAAATGAAAAAATATATACCCGGAAATCCTTTTCGAAAGGTACTTCAGGCACTGTACGATTATTGCCTGCCGGTAAGTGTCGACATTAAAGAAAATTTTGTTACCGAAAAGAAAGAATATTCTTTCATGCTGGAAGACGACGAAAGAAATTCTAACAGGCTAGGTTTCTCTACTTTTCTGTAA
- a CDS encoding TssN family type VI secretion system protein produces MEFSSVKGVFLRYILVPLLAVIMMGILGAIRRTKPAIKIKVIIIYVLLCSLCLAVPGFFGFSGNLFNPYWYLISQIIYLLLGIIHVNLMHRYFKKHIPSFGMSLLFESILSITCVLLGSYLFVLLFTWVSNGQGYPVMSATSVLIFFVPMVFYYCYVQFISIPVDIYKTWRYSPDQKLPDFEGADFDRLMVLNVELSKNLEDANRFRIKAKTLPTGVTFGDWFYRVVDDYNHKNPKSVIHLSDVQSEPYYWIFYIKKSFFSFRKYIDFDQDISTNKISENEVVICKRVIQHEEEGRRSS; encoded by the coding sequence ATGGAATTTTCATCAGTAAAAGGTGTTTTTTTAAGATATATTTTAGTGCCTTTGCTGGCTGTTATCATGATGGGCATTTTGGGTGCTATCAGAAGAACTAAGCCGGCAATTAAAATTAAAGTAATCATCATCTACGTTTTGCTATGCAGTTTATGTTTGGCAGTTCCCGGATTTTTCGGTTTTTCAGGAAATTTATTTAATCCATATTGGTATTTGATTTCACAGATCATCTATCTATTATTAGGAATCATTCATGTCAATTTGATGCACAGGTATTTCAAAAAACACATCCCGTCATTTGGTATGAGCCTGCTGTTTGAATCTATATTGTCGATAACATGCGTTCTTTTGGGATCTTATCTGTTTGTTTTACTTTTTACCTGGGTTAGCAATGGCCAAGGCTATCCTGTAATGTCTGCAACGAGTGTGCTGATATTTTTTGTACCAATGGTGTTTTATTACTGCTACGTTCAGTTTATCAGTATCCCTGTTGATATTTATAAGACTTGGAGATATTCTCCGGATCAGAAATTACCTGATTTTGAGGGAGCAGATTTTGACCGTTTAATGGTTTTGAATGTTGAACTGAGCAAGAATCTTGAAGACGCGAACAGATTTAGGATAAAAGCCAAAACATTACCTACAGGCGTAACTTTCGGCGATTGGTTTTACCGTGTGGTAGACGATTATAATCACAAAAATCCAAAGTCAGTCATACACCTTTCAGATGTGCAAAGTGAACCTTACTACTGGATATTTTATATTAAGAAATCTTTTTTCAGTTTCAGAAAATATATCGATTTTGATCAGGATATCAGTACAAACAAAATCTCTGAAAATGAAGTGGTGATCTGCAAAAGGGTCATTCAGCACGAAGAAGAAGGAAGAAGATCATCATAA